The DNA region ATTCTTTGCAACTTTTACATTTGTATCTTTTATATCTAATTCCATTTTTTGAGCTATATTCTGAGAAAACAAGATCATTTCCTTCTGGACAAATGTAAGTATCTGTACTTTTTTCATATTTAAAATTTTCTTTTCTATACCCATTTTGCCCAGTCGTATTATTAGACTTTGATTTTTTTATATACAAAACAGCTTTTTTATCTAAGCATTTTTTTATTTCTTCAGCATTATAATATCCTGTATCTGCAAGAACTTTTAATTTTCTTTTTCTCAATAAGGACTTTGCTCTTAAAGTCATATTTGAAAGCTGATTTAAATCATTTATGTCATTTACTACATCGCAGTCTATAATTAGTTTATTTTTGCTATCAACTGAAGTCTGGACATTGTAACAAACTTCGAATTTTCCGTTATTTTTCATTCCACGGGCATCACCGTCAGTTTTACAAATCTGTCTAATTTTTTGATCTTTCATTTCCTTTTTTTGTTGTTCATATTCTTCTTTCCTTTTTTTATAGAACTCAATTCTTGATTGCAAATCTACTACATTTGTATTAGATATTGTATCATTCAAATTTTCAGCAGCATCATTGGACTCTATTTTCTTTAAATATTCTTCGATTTTTTCTTCTACATACTCAATCTTTTTTTGAGTACCGATTCAGTTATATAATTATGTTTACTATTTTGAGCCTTTAACTTAGTTCCATCAATGGCTATTAGTTTTCCATCAATCAAGCCCCAACCTTTTAATAATAACGTAAATTCTTTAAGTATATTTCTAAAAGCTTTCTTGTTATCCTTAATAAACGCGGAAATAGTTCCATGATCAGGCTTTAATGAATTAAGTAGCCACATTACTTCTATATTTCTTTTAGTTTCTCTTTCTAATTTTCTAGAAGACCTAATACCATTCATATATCCATAAATATGCAATTTAAGCAATACTTTACGATCATAAGGACATTGACCTTGCTTATTTGAATCATAAATAATAAATCCAAGTTTCTTCAAGTCTAATGAATTTACAAATGCATCGATAACTCTAATTGAATTATCATTTTCAATAAAATCATCTAAGGATGTAACCAAATAAGTAGTTTGATTTCTATCAACACCTGTCAAATAAGCCATAATCGACACCTTCTCTTAATATTCTATTTTAATTATACTACTTATTGGCATTGTTAGACAGTCTGATGCACGGTGGTGTGAGAGTACGGAAAATAATTATTTCCCTCCTACCCGATTTGCAATTTCCACAATTTGCTTTACACTAAGTTAACCTGTTGTGCTATATTAATATAATTCCTATAAATACACATTAAGGTTTATTGTTCCATAGGATTATTGCATAATATACCTATAGAAATTAAACTTAATTTTTTGTAGTTATATTATCCAAATATTAATTGTTTTATTTTTAATATATCTGCACTTTTTCTTAGAACTTTATTTATAAAACAGCATATATTATGAGCTAATATTTTTGTTTCAAGCCTTGCTAAAAGTCCTAAACGTGATTTTGCAAGTACTTTAGCTATATTTAATTGCTCGGATAGCTGAGAGTTAACTGTTTCAATTAATCTTCTTTTCTTAAATATTTGCTGTCTTAATTGCTTAGGTAATTGTAATTTACTATTGTTTCTTTTCATGGATATAAGATTGATATTGCGCTCTTTATTTAAATCTAAGCAAATATCATCACCTATATATTCATTATCACCAAGTACAGTTATACAGTTTACATTATTTGTTAGATCCCATAATGCTTCTCTATTGTAGATTGTCAAGTAAATTTGACCCCTTTTTACGTTTAATTTTGACCCCCTAGAGTCTAAATTATATTTAGGCCAAAACCATCATATTTTAATTTTTTAGTATTAATTATTAATTGCTTAGATTCATTATCGATGGTTACATATTTATTTAAAATTAATAATCTATCTTTAATAAGATCTTTAACAAGATCATCAAAACTCAAATTGAGATTTGGCCCCGGAAGGGGCTCAACTCCTTTAATTGTAGTTTTCTTATTCTCAAGTTCATCAATACTCATAAATTCAGCAGTATCCATGTTATTGTTAGCTCTATGCTTATACAATCTTAAAGACCTATCAAAACAATAATCAGTACTATTAAACATTCTTCTCTTAAGCTGTTGGAAACTAAGATTATATTTCTCTCTTGCGAGAATTATAGCTGTTTCTTTTCCTTTTTCATTAAATGTATTAACAAATTCACCAAAATCTATTGCTATACTATTTTTCAAAATTTATTCCTCCTGTAAATACCTATTTACTCTATGGCTATCGCCTGTTATACTTATGACGTGGGAATGGTGAAGAAGCCTATCTAGTACAGCAGTAGCCGCTAATTCACTAGTGAATATCTCGTCCCATCTTTCAAACGGTAAGTTTGTTGTTACTATTAGAGAGCTTTTTTCGTATCTTTGGCGGATTAACTGAAAAAATAAACTCTCTTTTTCTTTATCCATTTTTAAATAACCAATATCATCTATTATAAGTAAGTCTATTTTTGATAATTTCTTAAATTTTTGTTTTAGATTACCAGAATCTATTGCATTATATAATTCATCAACTAGTTCAATTGCATTGACAAAACGAACAGATTTACCTTTCTCACAGGCTTTAATACCTATTGCAATGGATAAATGACTTTTACCAAGGCCGGGAGGCCCAATAAAAACTACATTTTCTTTCTTTTCCATAAAACTTAAAGTAGCCAAATCAATAACTTTCGTTTGATTAATATGTTTGGGAAAGTTGAAATGAAAATCTTCGATTGTTTTATATGCATCAAAACAGGCATTTTTAATGTTCCTCATTTTTAGACGTTCCATTTTTCCTTGCTCTTCGAGCGCCAAAAGCTTGTACAAGAATTCTCTATAACCAATTTTATTTTCTATGGCATAATTAACTTCTTCGTCATATCTATCATATATATCGGGAAGCCTAAACTGTTTTAGCAAGCGCTTTATATTAGTGTTTATATTAGTTTCATCCTTCATTTTTAGCCCCTTTCCCATAGTAAGAAAGATGTCTTATTAAACCTTCTTCATTCATATTAGTATCCTTATTTTTATTAGGTTTAGTAAATATTAATTCTACTCTCTCATGCTCAATTATTAGTTCTAGATATTTTTCTTTAATTAAAGACTTTATTCCATCTATTTTTAATACGTTACTATCTATACAATGCTTAAGAATGATATCTAAATCAGCTATATCATATAGATCTTTCAGTTTTAAAAATTCTCTTGCATGAAAGTGAGGCTGCTTTGTAACCCGTGAAGCCAATTTGTAAAACTCATTACCATGTCTAAATGTTTTTTCAAATACCCTTCTAATTTCAGGAATAGAACTTGGTACTCTTACTGCAATATCCTTATAATCATCTTTATCTTGAATTTTTCTATTTTTACCCTGAAGTATATTCCATTTTTTAACGAGAACTAAATCAAGATCATATATTTCTAGAATATACCCATATACTATTCTTATTTTTACCTGTCTATCCACATATTTGACGGGAACACTATACTTATTAGTTCCAACCATAACATAAGAGTCCGTACTAACAATCCTTATTTCTAATTCTGTATCAATAACTATTTTCTTATAAAATCCTTTTAAGCTGCTCTTTTCTTCATTAAACATTTCATCAGGTATTCTTTTAGTAGTTCCATGAATCTTTTTATTCCATGACCTCATAAAATGCTTAATTTCTAAGTTAAGTTCATACACACTGTTAAAGCTGCTTCCTTTAATGAATTGATTTTCAATGTATTGAAATGGCTTTTCTATCTTACCTTTTGTCCTTGGTCTTAGAGGCCGGCAGGCATTCGGCTCTGTCCCAAGATATGTGAATAACTTTAAAGCACTGTGGTTAAACTCTACTTCTTCTCCTTTTTTATGACTTATTACTAATGCCTTTGGATTATCTATAAGAAGTTCCTTAGTTACACCTTCAAGTTCTATAAATAAGTCTTGTATGGCTTCATAAATGGCTACGCCATTAGCGGATAGCGAACATACTGCAGCTTTTTTTCTAGAATAAGATAATATCATGGTAAAACAGTATATTTTAACATTTTCACCAGCTATAACTGTTATGTATTCTCCCCAGTCAAATTGTGCTTGATCTCCTGGCGGAGTTTCAAATCTAACAGTAGCTCTTTGACTAATGCTACCTTTTTTTTCATTCAGAGTTTCAAGATACCTATATATTGGATTTATAGTTCCATCGTATCCTAATTTACACAATTCATTATAGATTCTTGTACCATTGAAATCATACTGCTTATCTAAAAACCATTCTCTAATAATATCTTTAAATTTATCAATTTTAGTTACTCTTGGTGATCTTGAATATTTTGGTTCTTCCTCCTTTTTGATTAAACTTTTAACAGTATTTTTTGACATATTAAGTTCTCTAGCTATTTGCTTTATTGGAACCCCTTTGTTATACATATTTTTCACTGTATGCCAATCTCTCAAGTCTTTCACCTACACTCTTATGCCTCCTTCATGAGTTTTTTACCTCTCATAAAGGATATTATTTTAAAGTGAAGGGGTCAATTTTCAGTGTAAAAAGGGGGTCAATTTATATTGTAAATCAACATCTATCATCAATATTTGCTGATGTTAATGTAAAATCTGTTATATAACCATCAAAAATAATTAAGGAATGTAACTTAAATCCATAAAAAGTTTCTTTTTTAGAAGCACACTTGCCGTAGCCTCTATATGTTTTATGAAATCGTGCTCTGCCAAATTTACAAGCATATATAGGCATACTATCTACGATTCTAAAAAAATCGTGATTATATCTAATAAGTTTTGTGAGATTATGTCTTATTAATTCTATTGTTTTATATAGAGCCCTTCGGGTTCTATTGAACCTAGTTCGGCTGCAGAAGCTTGGAAATAATTCTTTTAAATTGTTTTTACAATATCCAACCCAAGCATTCTCCGAATCAATTGACATAAGCTCACCAGCTAATGAAACTGTAATTATTTCACTATCACTCATTATTAAATGATCAATGTTTCTTCGATTTTTAATATATGTTGGAGTTACTTCTTGGTAAATATCGTCAACTATAACAAATATGACAGTTATAAAATCTTTTAAATCTTCTATAATTGTGATAGAATCATTGTTATAAATCTCTAGCATATATGTTTCCCCCTTCATTGAACTGGTTGTGCTTTTCAATGATAGGTTAACACATTATGCTGGAGGTTTTCTATTTGTAAATGTTGCTAGTAATTTAACTAGCACAATAGGTTATATTTAATATAAAAGTAATCACATTATATTGTAAATTTAATATTATATTATTGTAGTTAACTAATTTAAATCATTTTAGAGGAGTGATTATTAATTGAAAGACATAAATAAATTATTAATAGAGATGGATAATTTAACAGCTGAACAAATAGCCATTGGATTAAATACAAATGATAAGGATGAATTACTCTCCTTACTGGGATCCGCAAATACACAAGATGACTCAATTTCATGCAATAATATTGTTAATTTTGAAAGCACCATAAGTATACCAAATAAAATTGAAGCAACACCAAATGCCCGTGAATTTGTTTTCAAAAGTTTTTTGAATCGTACCACAGGTCAACCTATAACGGTACCAGTTACACCACAAAATTGTTCAGGTACAATTCCGATAACTCTATATCCAATAAAAATTGTTGGATTCATTCAGTATATTGGAATTGCTAATGTAATTTTTAACAACGGCTTTAATATATCAATAACTGATAATACAACTACTACGCCACTCACTGCTACTCCTTTGTCACCTTCATCATTGCCACCAAAAACAAGTTATATATCGCTACAAGACTCCATTGGTGTAGA from Clostridium pasteurianum BC1 includes:
- the istB gene encoding IS21-like element helper ATPase IstB, with the translated sequence MKDETNINTNIKRLLKQFRLPDIYDRYDEEVNYAIENKIGYREFLYKLLALEEQGKMERLKMRNIKNACFDAYKTIEDFHFNFPKHINQTKVIDLATLSFMEKKENVVFIGPPGLGKSHLSIAIGIKACEKGKSVRFVNAIELVDELYNAIDSGNLKQKFKKLSKIDLLIIDDIGYLKMDKEKESLFFQLIRQRYEKSSLIVTTNLPFERWDEIFTSELAATAVLDRLLHHSHVISITGDSHRVNRYLQEE
- the istA gene encoding IS21 family transposase, translated to MKDLRDWHTVKNMYNKGVPIKQIARELNMSKNTVKSLIKKEEEPKYSRSPRVTKIDKFKDIIREWFLDKQYDFNGTRIYNELCKLGYDGTINPIYRYLETLNEKKGSISQRATVRFETPPGDQAQFDWGEYITVIAGENVKIYCFTMILSYSRKKAAVCSLSANGVAIYEAIQDLFIELEGVTKELLIDNPKALVISHKKGEEVEFNHSALKLFTYLGTEPNACRPLRPRTKGKIEKPFQYIENQFIKGSSFNSVYELNLEIKHFMRSWNKKIHGTTKRIPDEMFNEEKSSLKGFYKKIVIDTELEIRIVSTDSYVMVGTNKYSVPVKYVDRQVKIRIVYGYILEIYDLDLVLVKKWNILQGKNRKIQDKDDYKDIAVRVPSSIPEIRRVFEKTFRHGNEFYKLASRVTKQPHFHAREFLKLKDLYDIADLDIILKHCIDSNVLKIDGIKSLIKEKYLELIIEHERVELIFTKPNKNKDTNMNEEGLIRHLSYYGKGAKNEG